The region CTCGGTACTGTCATGAGCCCTGAAGAAACCACAAGGGCGTGGCGCACTGCTCTGGATCCCAAGGGAGACTGGATGCCCTCGGTCATTCGCGCGGCTCACACGCGTCTAACCCAGATGCGACAGCATATCCCGGATGCCGGTGGACTCATTATCGCCACCGATGCGGCGACGGCTCGCGCGTATAAAAAAATTCTCGAACAGGTCGCATCCACTCCGGTTGCGCTCGTACTCTCCGACGAACCCGGCTCTTCCGAGAGGATTAAGACTTTCTCCGAATCGACAGACGAGTGGATGGTCGCGGTCCGCATGGTCTCCGAGGGTGTCGATGTTCCTCGCCTAGCTGTGGGGATTTACGCGACGAGCTCCTCTACGCCCTTGTTTTTCGCACAGGCCATTGGCCGATTCGTGCGAAGCCGGATGCCAGGGGAAACTGCTTCTGTGTTCCTTCCGTCCATCCCCGTTCTCTTGGACCTGGCCTCGCAGATGGAAGTACAGCGTAACCATGTCCTAGGCCAGCCGGACCGCCCCTCGGAGGGGTGGGAAGACGACCTCGTCGCAGAGGCCAATCGCACTAAGGATGAGCCGGACGAACTACTGCCGTCGTATGAGTCCCTCGGCGCCGATGCGGAGTTGGACTATCTAATTTACGACGGCTCCTCCTACGGCACCGCGACCATCGCGGGCTCTGCGGAAGAGGCTGATTACCTGGGTCTTCCCGGCCTGTTGGACGCGGAACAAATGCGGACTTTGTTACAGCAACGCCAAGAGGAGCAGCTTAAAGCGGCCTCGGCACGTGAAAAGGAAGCGCGTAACGCCGAAGGTTCGGGCGCGTCTGCGGCGTCGTCAAGCGAAGGCCCGGTAACCCGGATTGAGGGGTCCGCCTATCCGCGTCCCCAGAAGGTGGCGAGCGAAGTGCTGCCGAAGTTGCGAAAGGAACTGAACACCTTGGTATCCATGACCGCAGCGCGAACGGGGCGACCTCACGGACAGGTCCACAATGAGGTTAGGCGGGCGTGCGGCGGGCCACCGACAGCGCTGTGCAGCGAGCAGCAGCTACGTGACCGCATTGACTACCTGCGCAGATGGTAGGGTAGTGCGATGGCGATGAACCGAAACAGGTCGAACGAAGAGCAGCTGATCGACGTTCGCGATACGTATGGTCCGGATGGAATTGATGGGTCGGCGGTCGGCCGGAATCTTGGACTGACCGCGCTCGTGCTCGGCATAGGCGGCCTGCTACTTTCTTGGGCTCTTATCGGCGGAGTCATCGGCGTGGTGGCGATTGTCTTGGGCGTCATTGCCATCGTTAAGTCTGTGGGGGCGAAGCGACGAGTCGCCGCAGCGGGCCGAGAGGCGCGAACTGCAGGCGCCTTTGGCTTGGGCCTTATTGGCGTAATCACTGGCCTGGCGGCCATCGCGGTGTCGGCGGCACTGCTTGTTGTGGCGAACGCGGCACTGCAAAAGTGCGACCACCTGGACCACACCGCGGCCGAGTACCAGCAGTGTATCTCCAATGAAACCGGTACAGATGGCCCCAAAAGATAACCGCTGATGCTGGGTGTGCGCCTGTGCTGGGGGCGCTTTGTGCCCAATGGCCGAGGGGCTAGAGTTCAACAGTTTTAAATTTCTAAGTCGGCTACCCCCAAATTTGCGAATGAACCAATATAACCTGCCATTTTATTAGACGCCTTTAATCCGAAAACAATCTTTTTCACAGTGTCCGATATGGTTATAGGGTCAGGTTTTACCCTCATTGTGGTACCTCCGGACTACCCAGTTCCGGAGAAATGGTGAACCTCCTACGAACGCCGATTAGGGGAGTGCAAAGTGGCACAAATGTCAGTGCGTGATGACGCATCAGAATTGTCCGAGGGACAGCAGGATCGAGGAGACCTGCCCCGCGATCTGTTCCGGAAGCGCACGGGGCTCGGCCTCGGAATTGTCTTAGCGCTTGCGGTATTTTTACTCATGCCGAGCGACTTGGCATACGAACTGCGCGCAACCGCTGCAATAACCGTGCTGATGGCGGTGTGGTGGATGTCAGAAGCGATTCCGATTGCGGTCACAGCGCTGCTGCCGTTGGCGCTGTTCCCAATAATGAATATCGCTGATATCAAGGACTTCTCCGGCAAGTACACCAGCCCGACAATCTTCCTATTCATGGGCGGCTTTCTCCTAGCGCTGGCCATGCAGCGCTGGAATCTGCACAAGCGGGTTGCGCTCTGGGTTCTCGTCATCATGGGGTCCTCACCCAAGATGCTGATTCTCGGCTTCATGATTGCAACGGGCTTCTTGTCCATGTGGGTGTCAAATACGGCCACCGCGGTCATGATGCTGCCAATTGGCGTTTCGGTGCTGAGTCTCATCGTTCGACTTCTGCACTCTGAAAAGAAAGCAGAGAGCCCGACCGACGTCGATTCCTCGAATTCTGCAGGCACTTCCGAGTCCTACGATCCTATGCCAAAGTCGAATTTCGGTGTCGGCCTGATGCTGGGTATCGCATACGCCGCATCCATTGGCTCCTTAGGTACCATCATCGGCACTCCACCGAACGCGATGCTCGCGGCGTATATGTCCGAGCAGGGTGTAAATATCGGTTTCGGACAGTGGATGCTAATTGGCGTCCCCGTAGCGGTTGTTCTCATGCTGGCGGCGTGGTTTCTGCTCACCAGTGTTTTGTTCAAACCGGAAATTGATCATATCCCCGGTGGCCGAGATCTGATGCGCAAAGAGCTAAAACGTCTCGGCAAGATGTCGGCAGGCGAAACTCGAGTGCTGCTCGTATTCTTTGTCGCTGCACTGGCATGGGTGTTCGTGCCCGTTGTACTCCCGGATACCAAGATTGCAGATGCCGTGATTGCCATGGCCGTGGGCATCGCGCTGTTCATCATCCCCGGAGGCAAAGATGGCGTGAAGCTGATGCGTTGGGAAAACGCTCTCGAGTTGCCGTGGGGCGTGCTGCTGCTCTTCGGTGGCGGTCTAGCGCTTTCCCACCAGTTCGGCGAGTCCGGATTGTCCGATTGGATTGGTGAGCAACTCTCCACGCTCGGCTGGATGCCGGTTGTCGCACTGATTGTCATCGTCGGCGCTGTTGTGCTTTTCCTGACCGAGTTCACCTCGAACACAGCGACCGCTGCTACATTCCTCCCGCTCGTTGGAGCGATGGCTATCGGCCTGGGCTACGATCAGATGCTCTTCGCAGTTCCAGTTGCGCTCGCTGCGACCTCAGCCTTCATGATGCCAGTGGCAACTCCGCCGAATGCAATCGCTTACGGCTCCGGTTACGTCAGCATGGCGAACATGGTCAAGGCTGGCGTTTGGCTCAACGTCATTGCCCTGGTCGTTATCTCGCTCGCATCCATGACCCTGCTCCAGTGGGTCTTCGGCGTCGCGTTTTAGCGTACCGGCCGGTCGGCCTCGTTTGGGGCCGACCTGGATAGAAAAAGGTGCTCCTGCCTCGGAATCTTCCCGGGGCAGGAGCACCTTTTGCGTTGTGAAAGCGCTAGTAAGCGCTGATTGTCGGTGAACTACTCCAGATAGTCACGGAGTACCTGGGAGCGCGACGGGTGGCGCAACTTGGACATCGTCTTGGACTCAATCTGCCGGATACGCTCACGAGTGACGCCGTATACCTGGCCAATCTCGTCGAGCGTACGTGGCATGCCGTCGGTAAGACCAAAGCGGAGTCGAACGACGCCGGCTTCACGCTCGGAGAGCGTCTCGAGAACGTCACCAAGCTGGTCCTGCAGTAGTGTAAAGCTGACCGCATCGACGGCGATAACTGCCTCGGAATCCTCAATGAAGTCGCCGAGCTGGCTATCGCCCTCGTCACCAATAGTCTGGTCGAGAGAAATGGGCTCGCGGGCGTACTGTTGAATCTCGAGGACCTTTTCCTCGGTGATGTCCATCTCCTTCGCCAGCTCCTCCGGAGTGGGTTCACGACCCAGATCCTGCAGGAGCTCACGCTGGATACGACCGAGCTTGTTAATGACCTCGACCATGTGGACCGGGATACGGATAGTGCGGGCTTGATCTGCCATAGCGCGCGTGATGGCCTGTCGAATCCACCAGGTCGCGTACGTGGAGAACTTGTAGCCCTTGGTGTAGTCGAACTTCTCGACCGCGCGAATCAAGCCGAGGTTGCCTTCCTGAATCAAATCGAGGAAAGCCATACCGCGACCGGTATAGCGCTTAGCGAGTGAAACAACGAGACGGAGGTTCGCCTCGAGGAGATGATTCTTTGCGCGTTGGCCGTCACGAGAGATTTCACGCAAATCGCGCTTCTGTGCATAGGCAAGGCGCTGGCCCGAATCTTTGGCCTCATCAATCTTGTATTGAGCGTACAAGCCGGCTTCAATCCGCTTCGCGAGGCTTACTTCTTCCTCTGCGGTCAGAAGCGCTACCTTGCCGATCTGCTTCAGGTAAGCGCGGACGGAGTCTGCGGAAGCGGTAAGCGCGGCGTCTTTACGAGCCTGGCGCAGGCGGGCGGACTCGTCCTCATTCCAGACCTCCTCGCCCTCGTCCTCGTCCTCGTCGTCTTCTTCGTCCTCATCGTCGTCGAGGTGCTCATGATCGAGGTCGTCATCGAGATCGTCGTCATCGAGGTCGTCATCGTCGAGATGGCCATGATCCAGGTCATCGTCCAGGTCTTCATCATCGAGATCTGGCGAGTAATCCTGCTCCAGGTCCTCGTCTTCTTCCAACTCGTCGTTCTCAGTTGCCTCGAGAGCCTGCGAGTCCTTGGCCTTTGCGGAGGTGGCCTCAGCAGCGGCCTTCTTGGCAGCGGCCTTCTTGGCAGCAGTTTTCCTGACGGCCTTCTTGGTCGTCTTCTTAGCCGCAGCCTTTTTAGCTGTTGTCTTCTTAGCCGTCTTCTTTGCCGCAGACTTCTTCGCGACCGTCTTTTTGGCCACGGCCTTCTTAGCGGTGGTCTTTTTGACGGCCTTCTTGATGGCCTTCTTCACAGCTTTCTTTGCAGGGGTAGCGGAACCGGTGCCACCTTCGGCGGTCCGGTCTTGTGCCTGCTCCGGTTCGTTGCCTGCCACGAACGCCCTTTCACGATCTACGTTGTGCGCCCAGAAACGCTTTCCTAGTTTTTGGGAGCTGTCCCTGTGCTTAAACTTCGTCTTCGGCCAGTGTCAGAGGTCTATGATTAGCTCTTTCACTGGCTCTTTGTCGTGCCACGGATTGATAGTTGCATTATGTTCCCGAGGTTTATTCGGAACCTGTTGATTATTCAATGATTATTCAACCTTGCCGTGAGTCAACTCCCCATTGTAAACCAATTGAGTTATTTGGCGCAGGAAGCGGCCACGACTGCTGTGGCTTGCAGATTTTGGCTTAGGGGTAAAGTCCCTGTTCAGCCGCCAATGCTGCTCCTGCGATTCCGGCGTTATTGTGCAGTGTCGCCGGTTCTACTGGAGTCTTACAGGTCAGCAGAGGAACCCATTTCTCATGCTTACGGCTGATGCCGCCACCCACAATGAACTTGGATGGCCAGAAGAGTGCCTCATACACCGAGAGCACCTTCGAAACTCTCTTCGCCCACTTCTTGTAGCTGAGGTCTTTGTCCTCCTTGGCCTTGGAGGAGGCATAATGCTCAGCTTCTGTGCCATCGATCACCAAATGGCCGAGTTCGGAATTCGGGTACAATTTTCCATCGTGAATTAGCGCAGATCCGATTCCAGTGCCGAATGTCAGGAGCATTACGGATCCCGTTTTGTTCTCTGGGTTGCCGAACTGTACTTCGGCAAGGCCGGCGGCATCGGCGTCGTTAAGCACATGCGCTGGGTTATTGGGTAGGTGGGCAGAGAAAAGCTTCTGGCAGTCGGTATTTACCCAGGAACCGTCGATGTTTGCGGCGAGAAGTGCTGTCTGGTTCTGGACCACCGAGGGCAGTGTAATTCCGACGTGGCCATCCCACTGCGCAATCTTCACAATTTCCGCGATTGTTTTTGCCACAGCATCGGGGGTCGCGGGTTTTGGCGTCAAAATCTTGATGCGATCGCCAATGAGGAGACCCGTGTCGAGGTCAACCCGGCCTCCCTTAATCCCGGAGCCCCCGACGTCGATACCAAATCCAACTCGTTGTGTCATAGCTAAAATTGTACGAAAGAGGCCACAATGGGTGGCATGGACCCGAGAAAAGACACCCCTGAACTTCCTGCTACTGCCCTGCGCGATATCGCGGTGGTAGTCGCCGGCGCCGCAGCTCGTCATATTGCTTTACGACGGAACGAACTGGGGCACGATGGTGTCAGCGCGACTGCTGCCACTAAGTCGTCTGACGTAGATCCGGTGACAGTGGTCGATAGGGAATCCGAGCAGTTAATACGTCGTCTGCTGTCCAACCTCGCCCCGGGCAGCGAGATTCTCGGGGAGGAAGAAGGTCGGGGAAGCGCCTCGGTGGCGGGGCGGAAGAGCCCAATAACCTGGATCGTGGATCCGATTGACGGCACAGTTAACTTTTTGTACGGGATACCCGCCTATGCGGTAAGTATCGCCTGTGCGGTTGATAGCGAGATTGTCGCCGGTGTTGTCGTCAATGTCGCTACGGGAGAGACCTATTCGGCGGCTGCCGGCAAGGGGGCCACTCTCACGTTTCCCGACGGGCGGAGGGAAACTTTGGGCTGTGGATCGGCTCTGAGTCTCGGGCAGGCGTTAATCGCCACCGGGTTTAGCTACTCGAGTGATCTTCGCCGGGTGCAGGGCGAAGTAGCAGCGTACTTGCTTCCACGATGTCGTGATATTCGCAGAATGGGCTCAGCGGCCTTGGACCTTTGCGCAGTGGCGCGAGGTGCCGTGGACGCGTATTACGAGCACGGAATAAAGATCTGGGATTGGGCCGCTGGCGCGCTAATTGCCAAAGAGGCCGGGGCGCAACTTAAGACGCCTGTCCTAGCGGGGGCGCTCAACGCGAAGGGGATTGGCGACGGTGATGCCTTGGAAAACGGGGTATTTGCCTGTGAGATAGGTATCGCAGAAACATTTCTAGACACTTGTGAGCAAGCGATTGACCGGGCGCGAAGCGTCTCGACTGGCAGCTAAGGGGAGATTATCCGCAAGTGTTTGGCGCGAGGTTTTCTAATGTCGCGCTGTCCACCTGCTCGCCGCGGTTAAGAGCTGACATCGCATCGGAAATCTGGCCTCCGGTCGGTAGAGCTTCGAAGCCCTTTCCCAAGGATACGTCGACACTGGGGTCCTGTCGCCCATCCTGGATCAGTTCAAAGCAGGGCAGCAGGCTGTGGAGGGCGACTACCTGACTATCGTTGCCAGCTCCGAAGCGAAGCTGGCCGAAGCATTCGAGGTTCTGCTCAGGTACTTGTGGGTCATTGCCGAAGGGGGTTTCGGAATCGGGCGTGAAACCGAGAGTGCGTAGCTGATCGGCGACGGTGGTAGCTTGACCGGTTGCACCGTTCGCGTTGAAGACTCGGACAGGTACTTCTGAAGGCGAGGAA is a window of Corynebacterium lactis RW2-5 DNA encoding:
- a CDS encoding inositol monophosphatase family protein is translated as MDPRKDTPELPATALRDIAVVVAGAAARHIALRRNELGHDGVSATAATKSSDVDPVTVVDRESEQLIRRLLSNLAPGSEILGEEEGRGSASVAGRKSPITWIVDPIDGTVNFLYGIPAYAVSIACAVDSEIVAGVVVNVATGETYSAAAGKGATLTFPDGRRETLGCGSALSLGQALIATGFSYSSDLRRVQGEVAAYLLPRCRDIRRMGSAALDLCAVARGAVDAYYEHGIKIWDWAAGALIAKEAGAQLKTPVLAGALNAKGIGDGDALENGVFACEIGIAETFLDTCEQAIDRARSVSTGS
- the cei gene encoding envelope integrity protein Cei; its protein translation is MSTGTSRKMPRKAPLPYIAVAAICVALAVVSWVFAFSQQPKSYPVSCSMPSAGTPVSSTSLVGVNFSSPSEVPVRVFNANGATGQATTVADQLRTLGFTPDSETPFGNDPQVPEQNLECFGQLRFGAGNDSQVVALHSLLPCFELIQDGRQDPSVDVSLGKGFEALPTGGQISDAMSALNRGEQVDSATLENLAPNTCG
- a CDS encoding SLC13 family permease codes for the protein MSVRDDASELSEGQQDRGDLPRDLFRKRTGLGLGIVLALAVFLLMPSDLAYELRATAAITVLMAVWWMSEAIPIAVTALLPLALFPIMNIADIKDFSGKYTSPTIFLFMGGFLLALAMQRWNLHKRVALWVLVIMGSSPKMLILGFMIATGFLSMWVSNTATAVMMLPIGVSVLSLIVRLLHSEKKAESPTDVDSSNSAGTSESYDPMPKSNFGVGLMLGIAYAASIGSLGTIIGTPPNAMLAAYMSEQGVNIGFGQWMLIGVPVAVVLMLAAWFLLTSVLFKPEIDHIPGGRDLMRKELKRLGKMSAGETRVLLVFFVAALAWVFVPVVLPDTKIADAVIAMAVGIALFIIPGGKDGVKLMRWENALELPWGVLLLFGGGLALSHQFGESGLSDWIGEQLSTLGWMPVVALIVIVGAVVLFLTEFTSNTATAATFLPLVGAMAIGLGYDQMLFAVPVALAATSAFMMPVATPPNAIAYGSGYVSMANMVKAGVWLNVIALVVISLASMTLLQWVFGVAF
- a CDS encoding DEAD/DEAH box helicase, coding for MSGLRKWQQEALDKYLATNPKDFLAVATPGAGKTTFALRIANELLSRRIVERVIVVVPTEHLKVQWSASAAFSGIALDPNFTNAKGVVNPAYQGIVVTYAQVAVHPYKHHAVANARPTLVILDEVHHGGDAKSWGEGISEAYGDVERRLCLTGTPFRSDDAAIPFVRYVPDADGHLKSAADYTYGYSNALADGVVRPVVFLAYSGEARWRDSAGEEFAARLGTVMSPEETTRAWRTALDPKGDWMPSVIRAAHTRLTQMRQHIPDAGGLIIATDAATARAYKKILEQVASTPVALVLSDEPGSSERIKTFSESTDEWMVAVRMVSEGVDVPRLAVGIYATSSSTPLFFAQAIGRFVRSRMPGETASVFLPSIPVLLDLASQMEVQRNHVLGQPDRPSEGWEDDLVAEANRTKDEPDELLPSYESLGADAELDYLIYDGSSYGTATIAGSAEEADYLGLPGLLDAEQMRTLLQQRQEEQLKAASAREKEARNAEGSGASAASSSEGPVTRIEGSAYPRPQKVASEVLPKLRKELNTLVSMTAARTGRPHGQVHNEVRRACGGPPTALCSEQQLRDRIDYLRRW
- a CDS encoding RNA polymerase sigma factor, translated to MAGNEPEQAQDRTAEGGTGSATPAKKAVKKAIKKAVKKTTAKKAVAKKTVAKKSAAKKTAKKTTAKKAAAKKTTKKAVRKTAAKKAAAKKAAAEATSAKAKDSQALEATENDELEEDEDLEQDYSPDLDDEDLDDDLDHGHLDDDDLDDDDLDDDLDHEHLDDDEDEEDDEDEDEGEEVWNEDESARLRQARKDAALTASADSVRAYLKQIGKVALLTAEEEVSLAKRIEAGLYAQYKIDEAKDSGQRLAYAQKRDLREISRDGQRAKNHLLEANLRLVVSLAKRYTGRGMAFLDLIQEGNLGLIRAVEKFDYTKGYKFSTYATWWIRQAITRAMADQARTIRIPVHMVEVINKLGRIQRELLQDLGREPTPEELAKEMDITEEKVLEIQQYAREPISLDQTIGDEGDSQLGDFIEDSEAVIAVDAVSFTLLQDQLGDVLETLSEREAGVVRLRFGLTDGMPRTLDEIGQVYGVTRERIRQIESKTMSKLRHPSRSQVLRDYLE
- the ppgK gene encoding polyphosphate--glucose phosphotransferase, which translates into the protein MTQRVGFGIDVGGSGIKGGRVDLDTGLLIGDRIKILTPKPATPDAVAKTIAEIVKIAQWDGHVGITLPSVVQNQTALLAANIDGSWVNTDCQKLFSAHLPNNPAHVLNDADAAGLAEVQFGNPENKTGSVMLLTFGTGIGSALIHDGKLYPNSELGHLVIDGTEAEHYASSKAKEDKDLSYKKWAKRVSKVLSVYEALFWPSKFIVGGGISRKHEKWVPLLTCKTPVEPATLHNNAGIAGAALAAEQGLYP